A single Balaenoptera ricei isolate mBalRic1 chromosome 13, mBalRic1.hap2, whole genome shotgun sequence DNA region contains:
- the FOSL2 gene encoding fos-related antigen 2 isoform X1 translates to MYQDYPGNFDTSSRGSSGSPAHAESYSSGGGGQQKFRVDMPGSGSAFIPTINAITTSQDLQWMVQPTVITSMSNPYPRSHPYSPLPGLASVPGHMALPRPGVIKTIGTTVGRRRRDEQLSPEEEEKRRIRRERNKLAAAKCRNRRRELTEKLQAETEELEEEKSGLQKEIAELQKEKEKLEFMLVAHGPVCKISPEERRSPPASGLQALRSGGSGGVGAVVVKQEPLEEDSPSSSSAGLDKAQRSVIKPISIAGGFYGEEPLHTPIVVTSTPAITPGTSNLVFTYPSVLEQESPASPSESCSKAHRRSSSSGDQSSDSLNSPTLLAL, encoded by the exons ATGTACCAAGATTATCCCGGGAACTTTGATACCTCATCCCGGGGCAGCAGCGGCTCTCCTGCGCACGCCGAGTCCTACTCCAGTGGCGGCGGCGGCCAGCAG AAATTCCGGGTAGATATGCCTGGCTCAGGCAGCGCCTTCATCCCCACCATCAACGCCATCACGACCAGCCAGGACCTGCAGTGGATGGTGCAGCCCACGGTGATCACCTCCATGTCCAACCCGTACCCCCGTTCGCACCCCTATAGCCCCCTGCCAGGCCTGGCCTCTGTTCCCGGGCACATGGCCCTCCCAAGACCTGGCGTGATCAAGACCATTGGCACCACCGTGGGCCGCAGGAGGAGAGATGAGCAG CTGTCCCCTGAAGAGGAGGAGAAGCGTCGAATCCGGAGGGAGAGGAACAAGCTGGCCGCGGCCAAGTGCCGGAACCGCCGCCGGGAGCTGACAGAGAAGCTGCAGGCG GAGACGGAGGAACTGGAGGAGGAGAAGTCAGGCCTGCAGAAGGAGATCGCCGAGctgcagaaggagaaggagaagctgGAGTTCATGCTGGTGGCCCACGGGCCTGTGTGCAAGATCAGCCCCGAGGAGCGCCGGTCGCCCCCGGCCTCCGGGCTGCAGGCCCTGCGCAGTGGGGGCAGTGGAGGGGTAGGCGCCGTGGTGGTGAAGCAGGAGCCCCTGGAAGAGGACAGCCCCTCGTCCTCATCGGCGGGGCTGGACAAGGCGCAGCGCTCCGTGATCAAGCCCATCAGCATCGCTGGGGGCTTCTACGGGGAGGAGCCCCTGCACACCCCCATAGTGGTGACCTCCACTCCTGCCATCACTCCAGGCACCTCGAACCTCGTCTTCACCTACCCCAGCGTCCTGGAGCAGGAGTCTCCAGCGTCGCCCTCTGAGTCCTGCTCCAAGGCTCACCGCAGAAGCAGTAGCAGTGGGGACCAGTCATCAGACTCCTTGAACTCCCCGACTCTGCTGGCTCTGTAA
- the FOSL2 gene encoding fos-related antigen 2 isoform X2, translating into MPGSGSAFIPTINAITTSQDLQWMVQPTVITSMSNPYPRSHPYSPLPGLASVPGHMALPRPGVIKTIGTTVGRRRRDEQLSPEEEEKRRIRRERNKLAAAKCRNRRRELTEKLQAETEELEEEKSGLQKEIAELQKEKEKLEFMLVAHGPVCKISPEERRSPPASGLQALRSGGSGGVGAVVVKQEPLEEDSPSSSSAGLDKAQRSVIKPISIAGGFYGEEPLHTPIVVTSTPAITPGTSNLVFTYPSVLEQESPASPSESCSKAHRRSSSSGDQSSDSLNSPTLLAL; encoded by the exons ATGCCTGGCTCAGGCAGCGCCTTCATCCCCACCATCAACGCCATCACGACCAGCCAGGACCTGCAGTGGATGGTGCAGCCCACGGTGATCACCTCCATGTCCAACCCGTACCCCCGTTCGCACCCCTATAGCCCCCTGCCAGGCCTGGCCTCTGTTCCCGGGCACATGGCCCTCCCAAGACCTGGCGTGATCAAGACCATTGGCACCACCGTGGGCCGCAGGAGGAGAGATGAGCAG CTGTCCCCTGAAGAGGAGGAGAAGCGTCGAATCCGGAGGGAGAGGAACAAGCTGGCCGCGGCCAAGTGCCGGAACCGCCGCCGGGAGCTGACAGAGAAGCTGCAGGCG GAGACGGAGGAACTGGAGGAGGAGAAGTCAGGCCTGCAGAAGGAGATCGCCGAGctgcagaaggagaaggagaagctgGAGTTCATGCTGGTGGCCCACGGGCCTGTGTGCAAGATCAGCCCCGAGGAGCGCCGGTCGCCCCCGGCCTCCGGGCTGCAGGCCCTGCGCAGTGGGGGCAGTGGAGGGGTAGGCGCCGTGGTGGTGAAGCAGGAGCCCCTGGAAGAGGACAGCCCCTCGTCCTCATCGGCGGGGCTGGACAAGGCGCAGCGCTCCGTGATCAAGCCCATCAGCATCGCTGGGGGCTTCTACGGGGAGGAGCCCCTGCACACCCCCATAGTGGTGACCTCCACTCCTGCCATCACTCCAGGCACCTCGAACCTCGTCTTCACCTACCCCAGCGTCCTGGAGCAGGAGTCTCCAGCGTCGCCCTCTGAGTCCTGCTCCAAGGCTCACCGCAGAAGCAGTAGCAGTGGGGACCAGTCATCAGACTCCTTGAACTCCCCGACTCTGCTGGCTCTGTAA